A part of Ignavibacteriales bacterium genomic DNA contains:
- a CDS encoding glycosyl hydrolase yields the protein MKRKIIFSLIFCFASVFAQEQTTKVNTDIFGSITSRHIGPAAMSGRISAIDAVNDNWYTVYVGATGGGLWKSTNGGTTFRPVFDKHTQSIGSITIDQKHPDTVWVGTGETWVRNSVSIGNGIFKTTDGGSNWKLMGLEKTERIAKIIIDPNNPDVVYAAATGPLFSESEERGVYKSIDGGVTWNKILYIDQNTGCSSIDIDYSNPNILYAGMWEFRRKAYTFNSGGKGSGLYRSTDAGKTWQKITENLPEGDLGRVCVTVSPVDPSIVFALIEAKQSSLLKSTDKGETWEKVNDTPTMGERPFYFSLIIPDPVEVNRIYKPGFSINVSTDGGKIFSSPFVEGGAIHSDIHALWINPKDNHEMYVGTDGGVYVSHDRGSSWNQIRNLPVSQFYHVSVDMKKPYNVYGGLQDNGSWVGPSTSTGGISNSDWKNIGFGDGFYVFPDRTDENILYWQWQGGNIVRHYIKSGESKEIKPYSDDVNEILRFNWNTPVAFSPTKEKVMYVGAQYLFRSTDNGDSWEKISPDLTTNDPEKQKQEQSGGLTIDNSTAENHCTIYTINESSLNSKIIWVGTDDGNIQVTKDGGKSWQNVTINITGLPANTWCSNVYSSNFDEKTAYATFDGHYNGDMNTYIFKTSDYGNSWTSLYSQNLKGYAHVIREDLVNKNLLFLGTELGLFVSIDAGKSWSQFTAETPNVAVRDMVIHPTENDLVVATHGRGILIIDDLTPIRNLSVDKLSDELVFLETKPFPIKNPGQEQVFGGDDEFTGRNESETAIITYYLQKRHVFGDMFIEIYNDKNEKVATLPAGKNKGINRVKWFIRQKPPKVKASLGTLGRTFFGPTFPPGNYTVKIIKGDKTYSGNITLIYDPDSQHSIADLDLQYQTALKAYKLTEELGFLDKKTTNLKDKLQKKSVEIINDEPLMNSINALSVKLEALHKELVSTNPSRLSGEERLMEKVTDIYGAVMGYQGRPTESQLKRLTALETEASNKRNYLEEISSSELSKINDGLKLKNLTIISLMTKEEYLKDNSN from the coding sequence ATGAAACGTAAAATAATTTTTTCCTTGATATTTTGTTTCGCTTCAGTGTTCGCTCAGGAACAAACTACAAAAGTAAATACTGATATTTTTGGCTCGATAACTTCAAGACACATTGGACCTGCAGCGATGAGTGGTAGAATTAGTGCCATAGATGCAGTCAACGACAATTGGTACACTGTTTATGTCGGCGCTACCGGAGGGGGGTTATGGAAATCTACAAACGGCGGCACAACTTTTAGACCTGTCTTCGATAAGCACACTCAATCTATCGGTTCAATCACAATTGATCAGAAACATCCCGATACTGTTTGGGTGGGAACCGGTGAAACATGGGTAAGAAATAGTGTCTCTATCGGAAATGGAATTTTTAAAACTACCGATGGGGGGAGCAATTGGAAATTGATGGGACTAGAAAAAACTGAACGCATTGCAAAAATTATTATTGACCCAAATAATCCTGATGTAGTTTATGCAGCAGCAACAGGTCCATTATTTTCCGAAAGCGAAGAGCGTGGAGTTTATAAATCCATTGACGGTGGAGTTACCTGGAATAAAATTCTTTATATAGACCAAAACACCGGCTGTTCATCTATTGATATTGATTATTCGAATCCAAATATTTTATATGCAGGGATGTGGGAATTCAGAAGGAAAGCTTACACATTCAATTCGGGTGGTAAAGGCAGCGGCTTATACCGTTCCACTGATGCTGGTAAGACGTGGCAAAAGATAACTGAAAACCTTCCCGAAGGTGATCTCGGAAGAGTTTGTGTTACAGTCTCCCCTGTTGATCCGTCAATAGTTTTCGCACTTATCGAAGCAAAGCAATCATCTTTATTAAAATCAACTGATAAAGGTGAAACATGGGAAAAAGTAAATGATACTCCTACCATGGGGGAACGACCATTTTACTTTTCACTGATCATTCCTGATCCGGTTGAAGTGAATAGAATTTATAAACCAGGATTTTCTATCAACGTGAGTACTGATGGCGGAAAAATATTTTCATCTCCCTTTGTCGAAGGTGGTGCAATTCATAGCGATATTCATGCATTATGGATAAACCCGAAAGACAATCATGAAATGTATGTTGGAACTGATGGAGGGGTGTACGTTTCGCACGATAGAGGAAGCTCATGGAATCAAATTAGAAACCTTCCCGTCTCTCAGTTTTATCACGTTAGTGTTGATATGAAAAAACCTTACAATGTTTACGGCGGCTTGCAGGATAATGGCTCGTGGGTAGGTCCTTCTACAAGTACAGGCGGCATATCAAACAGTGATTGGAAAAATATAGGATTCGGTGACGGCTTTTATGTTTTTCCTGATCGCACTGATGAGAATATTCTTTATTGGCAATGGCAAGGAGGAAATATCGTTCGACACTACATTAAAAGCGGAGAATCAAAAGAGATCAAACCTTACTCTGATGATGTAAATGAAATTCTTAGATTCAACTGGAATACGCCCGTAGCTTTTAGTCCCACAAAAGAAAAAGTAATGTATGTTGGTGCACAATATCTTTTCCGATCAACAGACAACGGCGATAGCTGGGAAAAAATCTCCCCCGACCTTACGACTAATGATCCCGAAAAACAGAAGCAGGAACAATCGGGTGGTTTGACCATAGATAACTCAACCGCTGAAAATCATTGCACCATTTACACAATAAATGAATCGTCCTTAAACTCAAAAATAATTTGGGTTGGAACTGATGATGGAAATATTCAAGTAACAAAGGATGGAGGAAAATCATGGCAAAACGTTACCATAAATATCACCGGATTGCCAGCTAATACTTGGTGCAGCAATGTTTATTCAAGTAATTTTGATGAAAAAACTGCGTACGCAACTTTCGATGGACATTATAATGGAGATATGAATACGTATATTTTTAAAACAAGTGACTATGGAAATAGTTGGACTTCTCTTTATTCACAAAATTTAAAAGGATATGCTCATGTAATCCGCGAAGATTTAGTGAATAAAAATCTTCTTTTTCTCGGAACTGAACTTGGACTATTTGTATCAATTGACGCTGGAAAATCATGGAGTCAATTCACAGCAGAGACTCCAAACGTTGCAGTGCGTGACATGGTAATTCATCCAACTGAAAATGATCTTGTAGTTGCAACACATGGCAGGGGTATTCTAATCATTGATGACCTGACACCAATACGAAATTTGAGCGTAGATAAATTAAGTGATGAATTAGTATTTCTTGAAACTAAACCCTTCCCTATCAAGAATCCGGGACAAGAACAAGTCTTCGGCGGTGATGATGAATTTACTGGAAGGAATGAATCCGAGACTGCGATTATAACCTATTACTTACAGAAGAGACATGTATTCGGCGATATGTTCATTGAAATTTATAATGATAAAAATGAAAAGGTTGCAACACTCCCGGCTGGTAAAAACAAAGGTATAAATCGTGTTAAATGGTTTATCAGGCAGAAGCCGCCAAAAGTTAAAGCGTCACTCGGAACTTTGGGAAGAACTTTTTTTGGTCCAACATTTCCTCCCGGAAATTATACCGTTAAAATTATTAAAGGAGATAAAACTTATTCCGGTAATATCACATTGATCTACGATCCTGATTCGCAGCATTCAATTGCCGATCTTGATTTACAATATCAAACTGCACTGAAAGCCTATAAATTGACTGAAGAATTGGGATTCCTTGATAAAAAAACAACTAATCTTAAAGATAAATTGCAGAAGAAATCTGTCGAAATAATTAATGATGAGCCGCTGATGAATTCAATCAATGCACTTTCGGTCAAACTCGAAGCTCTTCATAAAGAATTAGTTTCTACAAATCCAAGCAGGCTTTCGGGAGAAGAAAGGTTGATGGAAAAAGTAACGGATATTTATGGAGCTGTTATGGGTTATCAAGGCAGACCAACTGAATCGCAGTTAAAAAGACTGACAGCACTTGAAACTGAGGCCTCAAATAAAAGAAATTACTTGGAGGAAATTTCTTCTTCGGAGTTAAGTAAAATTAATGATGGGTTGAAATTAAAAAACCTAACAATTATTTCATTGATGACAAAAGAAGAATATTTAAAAGACAATTCTAACTGA
- a CDS encoding cytochrome c — translation MKYFIGAVTVIALLIIGYLIFIYSGMYNISAMVHHDKLTLWMMNTVRENSIKHNADDKIKMPDLSDDSLIKMGFVHYREMCVSCHGAPGINQNEFAEGLYPNPPMLSKVANDWTPQQLFWITKNGLKMTGMPAFGPTHTDDMIWAIVAFTKKLPTLSKEEFQIFDDEMQGESDEADEHTH, via the coding sequence ATGAAATATTTTATTGGTGCGGTTACTGTAATAGCACTTCTAATTATTGGATATCTTATTTTCATTTATTCCGGTATGTACAACATCAGCGCAATGGTTCATCACGATAAGCTAACTCTATGGATGATGAATACTGTAAGGGAAAATTCAATCAAACACAATGCGGATGATAAAATAAAAATGCCTGATCTTTCAGATGATTCCTTAATAAAGATGGGTTTCGTTCATTACAGAGAAATGTGTGTTAGCTGTCATGGCGCGCCAGGCATAAATCAAAATGAATTTGCGGAAGGTCTTTATCCCAATCCTCCAATGCTTTCCAAAGTTGCTAATGATTGGACTCCACAGCAGCTTTTCTGGATAACAAAAAATGGATTAAAGATGACAGGCATGCCCGCATTTGGACCAACACATACTGATGATATGATCTGGGCAATCGTTGCATTCACAAAAAAGCTTCCGACATTGAGTAAAGAAGAGTTCCAAATCTTTGATGATGAAATGCAAGGTGAAAGTGACGAAGCAGATGAACATACTCATTAA
- the feoB gene encoding ferrous iron transport protein B, translating to MVQTKLNIPLITLVGPPNSGKTTLFNYLSGKNHKTVNYPGSTVEYNSSILQNKFGLHAELLDSPGMVSLIPNSPDESVAIEALYSHPEFGPPSIVIVTADSNQLTRHLILCKQVIQSGFRTILVLTMLDLMNKRGYDIDELKLGLELNCDVVKIDGRKGTGIPKLIDRIKANLDLIKLGEKIKIENFKIPTDKSYLLKSFAEIEQIEAKVLTTNGQNKQQSNLEKANKELLVLNSVKKFPHKIDETTLKIDRFLLHKYWGLFYFFLVMSLTFTSIFWLAQPLMNLVDNFFGYASETVFQTMGYTWYSDLIANGLIAGLGSVLVFVPQIIILFMILGLLEDTGYLARGAMLIDKPLSKIGLNGRSFVPMLSGFACAIPAMLATRTIPNRRERLLTIFIIPLMSCSARLPVYALLIAFITPPEKPWLGGIILSSIYIFSIISSVVIAGLINKFRKKIINAEDSSSFILELPTYRLPKAKVVFNNTLSSSKLYVQRAGPIIIGFSLILWFLTYFPNTNPHVQSENNSPIQLHQLQSAERLSHSYASDLGKLIQPIMTPLGMDWRIGVSLVAAFAAREVFVSSLALIFKVTGDQETIQQSILSAMRSAEIENSSQKLFTMATSIGLIVFFVFAMQCISTVAVAKKETGGWRIPILQILIFTSIAYVFTFATVYGLRLLGVE from the coding sequence ATGGTTCAAACTAAATTAAACATCCCCCTTATCACATTGGTGGGTCCGCCTAATTCTGGTAAAACCACCCTCTTTAATTATCTCAGCGGGAAGAATCATAAAACTGTAAATTACCCGGGATCAACAGTTGAATACAATTCTTCAATTTTACAAAATAAATTTGGATTACATGCGGAACTTCTTGACTCTCCTGGGATGGTTAGTCTTATCCCAAATTCTCCGGACGAATCAGTTGCAATTGAAGCACTCTACAGTCACCCCGAATTTGGTCCGCCATCTATTGTTATAGTAACTGCCGATTCAAATCAGCTTACGCGGCATTTAATACTTTGTAAGCAAGTTATTCAAAGCGGCTTCAGAACTATTTTGGTTTTAACCATGTTAGATTTAATGAATAAACGAGGATATGACATTGATGAGTTAAAATTAGGATTGGAATTAAATTGCGATGTTGTAAAAATCGATGGGAGAAAAGGTACTGGCATTCCCAAATTGATTGATAGAATCAAAGCCAACCTTGATTTGATCAAATTGGGGGAGAAAATAAAAATTGAGAATTTTAAGATTCCAACTGATAAATCCTATTTACTAAAATCTTTTGCAGAGATCGAACAAATTGAAGCTAAGGTTCTAACAACTAACGGACAAAACAAACAACAAAGTAACTTGGAAAAAGCAAACAAGGAGCTTCTTGTTCTTAACAGTGTGAAAAAATTTCCACATAAAATAGATGAAACTACACTGAAAATTGACCGGTTCCTCCTGCATAAATATTGGGGATTGTTTTACTTCTTTCTGGTAATGTCTTTGACCTTTACTTCGATTTTCTGGCTTGCTCAACCATTAATGAATCTTGTGGATAATTTCTTCGGATACGCATCTGAAACAGTTTTTCAAACGATGGGATACACCTGGTATAGTGACTTAATCGCTAACGGATTAATTGCCGGGCTGGGCTCAGTTCTGGTTTTCGTTCCTCAAATAATTATACTTTTTATGATATTAGGTTTGCTTGAAGACACTGGATACCTTGCACGCGGAGCAATGTTAATTGATAAACCACTCTCAAAAATTGGTTTAAACGGACGATCTTTTGTCCCGATGCTCTCAGGTTTTGCCTGTGCTATTCCGGCAATGCTTGCGACAAGAACAATTCCGAACAGAAGAGAAAGATTACTTACGATTTTTATTATTCCCTTAATGAGCTGCAGTGCCAGATTACCAGTCTATGCACTTTTAATAGCATTTATAACCCCACCTGAAAAACCTTGGCTCGGGGGGATTATTCTATCCTCCATTTATATATTTAGTATTATCAGTTCAGTGGTTATTGCTGGATTAATAAATAAATTCAGGAAAAAAATTATTAATGCGGAGGACTCATCTTCATTTATTCTTGAATTACCCACTTACAGATTACCTAAAGCGAAAGTGGTGTTCAACAATACACTTAGCAGCTCGAAGCTTTACGTGCAAAGAGCAGGTCCGATAATAATAGGGTTTTCTTTGATACTGTGGTTTTTGACATATTTTCCAAATACAAACCCCCACGTTCAGAGTGAAAATAACTCACCGATTCAGTTACATCAATTACAAAGTGCAGAAAGATTATCTCACTCCTATGCATCAGATTTGGGAAAACTAATTCAGCCAATAATGACTCCGTTGGGAATGGATTGGAGAATTGGAGTCTCGCTTGTAGCAGCATTCGCAGCAAGGGAGGTTTTTGTAAGTTCACTTGCTCTAATTTTTAAAGTAACTGGCGATCAGGAAACTATTCAACAATCAATTCTTTCTGCAATGAGAAGCGCCGAAATAGAAAACTCGAGTCAGAAACTATTTACTATGGCTACAAGTATTGGTTTGATTGTTTTTTTTGTTTTTGCAATGCAATGTATTTCGACAGTTGCTGTTGCCAAAAAAGAAACAGGCGGCTGGAGAATACCAATTTTACAAATATTAATTTTTACTTCAATAGCTTATGTTTTTACTTTTGCTACTGTATATGGATTACGACTCTTAGGCGTTGAATAA
- a CDS encoding TolC family protein: protein MRKLTVISLLNTSFNNLLSAYNNAVQLRENILPESEKAYEITRQGYLQGRFAFIDLLDAQRTLFETQTQYLLELSDYYNSLIEIENVTGKPFLK, encoded by the coding sequence ATTCGGAAGCTAACTGTTATTTCATTACTAAATACATCATTCAATAATCTTTTAAGTGCGTATAACAATGCGGTACAGCTAAGGGAAAATATTTTACCGGAATCAGAAAAAGCTTATGAGATAACAAGGCAGGGATATTTGCAGGGAAGATTTGCATTTATTGATTTACTTGATGCTCAGAGAACTTTGTTTGAAACTCAAACGCAATATTTGCTTGAGTTGTCGGATTATTACAACTCATTGATCGAAATTGAAAATGTAACTGGAAAACCTTTTTTAAAATAA
- a CDS encoding cupredoxin domain-containing protein, producing the protein MDTVQNKIRLFSVLVLSLLFVIFSLNCSEENSSTNTNTDPNAITIQGNAFQPAALTVKKGTTVTWTNKDSYAHTVTSGISPNPNGTFNSNNVSANQTFSFKFDNTGSFDYFCMIHTSMKAKITVEE; encoded by the coding sequence ATGGACACAGTTCAAAATAAAATCCGCTTGTTCTCAGTTCTGGTTTTAAGTTTATTGTTTGTCATTTTTTCGCTTAACTGCAGCGAAGAAAATTCATCAACAAATACAAACACAGATCCAAATGCTATTACCATTCAGGGAAATGCATTTCAACCGGCAGCCTTAACCGTGAAAAAAGGAACTACCGTGACGTGGACAAATAAAGATTCTTACGCACACACAGTTACGAGTGGAATTTCTCCCAATCCAAACGGAACATTTAATAGTAATAATGTTTCAGCAAATCAAACCTTCTCATTCAAGTTTGATAACACAGGAAGTTTTGATTACTTCTGTATGATTCATACTTCTATGAAGGCTAAAATTACCGTTGAGGAATAA
- a CDS encoding outer membrane lipoprotein-sorting protein, whose translation MKKSLSLFLILFLFISIGFTSAQTVDEILAKHFEAIGQDNLLEVQTVKTTGKFVQAGMEIPFTSYALRPNKVRVEGEFQGLKFIQAYNGEIGWALNPFMGDTVPTQAQQDIVDELKDQADIDGLFYNYADKGFKVELAGTEDMEGQQVYLLKLTKENGNEYIYYMDSENYVPLKMKAKVKVMGVEREVETFYSNYKPTDGIVMAYSMESKMGGQTVSQIVVDKVEFNIEVDPAIFEMDSAKTKE comes from the coding sequence ATGAAAAAATCTCTCTCATTATTTTTAATTCTTTTCTTATTTATTTCAATAGGATTTACATCCGCACAAACAGTTGATGAAATACTTGCAAAACATTTTGAGGCAATTGGACAGGACAATTTATTAGAAGTTCAAACTGTTAAAACAACCGGAAAGTTTGTGCAAGCAGGAATGGAGATCCCGTTTACCTCTTATGCACTTAGACCAAATAAAGTTCGCGTCGAAGGTGAGTTTCAGGGATTAAAATTTATACAAGCCTACAACGGTGAAATCGGCTGGGCATTAAATCCGTTTATGGGCGATACAGTTCCAACTCAAGCGCAGCAGGATATAGTTGATGAATTAAAAGATCAAGCGGATATTGACGGATTGTTTTATAACTATGCTGACAAAGGATTCAAAGTTGAGTTAGCAGGTACCGAAGATATGGAAGGTCAGCAGGTTTATCTTTTAAAGCTAACGAAAGAAAATGGTAATGAATACATCTATTATATGGATTCTGAAAATTATGTCCCGTTAAAAATGAAAGCAAAAGTAAAAGTGATGGGGGTTGAAAGAGAAGTTGAAACTTTTTACAGCAATTACAAACCCACGGATGGAATTGTAATGGCATATAGTATGGAATCAAAGATGGGCGGACAAACCGTTTCGCAAATCGTTGTTGATAAAGTTGAGTTTAATATTGAAGTTGATCCAGCGATATTCGAAATGGATTCTGCAAAAACAAAGGAGTAA
- a CDS encoding P-II family nitrogen regulator, which yields MKEIKAIIREFKLDDVITELHKIEELPGITISEIKGFGKSKGKIKGETVDEKLHHLNPKVKIEIVVHNDLVDEIVNTIQKTAHTGNPGDGKIYVIEVSNIVKIRTNERGEVAI from the coding sequence ATGAAAGAAATAAAAGCAATAATCAGAGAATTCAAATTAGACGATGTAATAACTGAGCTTCATAAAATAGAAGAACTGCCGGGTATTACAATTTCTGAGATTAAAGGATTCGGAAAATCAAAAGGGAAAATTAAAGGTGAAACCGTTGATGAAAAGCTTCATCATCTTAATCCTAAAGTAAAAATTGAAATTGTAGTGCATAATGATTTGGTTGACGAAATAGTAAACACAATTCAGAAAACGGCACACACCGGCAATCCGGGCGATGGAAAAATATATGTTATTGAAGTTAGCAACATAGTAAAGATAAGAACGAATGAAAGAGGAGAAGTTGCGATATGA
- a CDS encoding helix-turn-helix transcriptional regulator has translation MNNCSSVVNKNNDIVCEIEFIDEKKVKAVKKKLPKDSFINELSETFKSLSDFRRLNILLSLAEDELCVCDIAALTGVSVSAISHQLRLLKNYRLVKHRKEGKMVYYSLDDEHISKIVNEATKHCKEYM, from the coding sequence TTGAACAATTGCTCAAGTGTTGTGAATAAGAATAATGACATAGTTTGTGAAATTGAGTTCATTGATGAAAAGAAAGTAAAAGCAGTAAAGAAAAAGTTACCAAAAGATTCTTTTATAAATGAACTCTCGGAAACTTTTAAGAGTTTAAGTGACTTTAGGAGGTTAAACATTTTGCTTTCTCTTGCTGAAGATGAATTATGCGTTTGTGATATTGCAGCGTTAACTGGTGTTTCGGTTTCGGCAATATCACATCAGTTAAGATTGTTAAAAAACTATAGACTGGTGAAACATAGAAAAGAAGGGAAAATGGTTTATTATTCTTTAGATGATGAGCACATAAGTAAAATTGTAAATGAAGCCACTAAACATTGCAAAGAATATATGTAA
- a CDS encoding efflux RND transporter periplasmic adaptor subunit has product MEKNKIKLTGLIITAVLQIFFFLCCSSDEPKEQTAKNVEQNKSAEHNEAIKLTDSDLKELGVEIKEAGAGVITNHVDLTGEIKAEPSRLSHIIPRFPGIVKEVYKTVGEKVKQGDVLEVIESNESLTSYEVKSLVDGTIIELHMAKGDLVGGDQVAITVANLDKVWATLNIYQRDINKISVGQRTLVSLSLEEEGEAGTISYVSPVVDEATRTASARVILNNSLGKWRPGMFVSAKVIVNEKKLPLVIEKSALQTLEDKTVVFIKKGDEFFPQQVNTGLVNDVSVEIISGLQPGQQYVSKGSFTLKAEILKESFGGDEH; this is encoded by the coding sequence ATGGAGAAAAATAAAATTAAGTTAACAGGATTAATAATAACAGCCGTATTACAAATCTTTTTCTTTCTTTGCTGTTCAAGTGATGAACCAAAAGAACAAACGGCTAAAAATGTAGAACAAAACAAAAGTGCCGAACATAACGAAGCAATAAAGCTTACTGACAGCGACCTTAAAGAACTTGGCGTTGAAATAAAAGAAGCCGGCGCAGGAGTGATTACAAACCACGTTGATTTAACCGGTGAAATAAAAGCCGAACCTTCCCGGCTTTCACACATTATACCGCGTTTTCCCGGAATAGTAAAGGAAGTTTATAAAACGGTTGGAGAAAAAGTAAAACAGGGCGATGTTCTTGAAGTAATTGAAAGTAATGAATCGTTAACTTCGTATGAAGTTAAATCTTTGGTTGACGGAACAATCATTGAGCTGCATATGGCAAAGGGTGATTTGGTTGGCGGTGATCAAGTAGCTATTACAGTTGCCAATCTTGATAAAGTTTGGGCAACATTAAACATATATCAAAGAGATATAAATAAAATAAGTGTCGGGCAGCGTACATTAGTTTCTTTAAGTCTGGAAGAAGAGGGAGAAGCAGGAACAATCTCTTATGTAAGCCCGGTTGTTGATGAAGCAACCAGAACAGCATCTGCACGAGTAATATTGAATAACAGTCTGGGGAAATGGCGTCCTGGGATGTTTGTATCAGCAAAAGTAATAGTGAATGAAAAAAAACTGCCACTTGTTATAGAAAAATCTGCTCTTCAAACTCTTGAAGATAAGACTGTTGTGTTTATAAAAAAAGGAGATGAATTTTTTCCTCAACAGGTTAATACGGGATTGGTAAATGATGTGAGCGTTGAAATTATTTCAGGGCTTCAGCCGGGTCAGCAGTATGTGTCGAAAGGTTCATTCACACTCAAAGCCGAAATCTTGAAAGAGTCTTTCGGCGGCGATGAACATTAA
- a CDS encoding ferrous iron transport protein A, which produces MRKTASQLNFGETATISEIDTSNPSFRRIIEIGFTPGQEIELINKSFFNDPLAFSIRGTLVAIRRSEADCIIVS; this is translated from the coding sequence ATGAGAAAAACAGCCTCACAATTAAACTTCGGGGAAACTGCAACAATAAGTGAAATAGATACATCCAATCCATCATTCAGAAGAATTATTGAAATTGGATTTACACCCGGACAGGAAATTGAATTAATTAATAAATCATTTTTTAATGACCCGCTTGCGTTTTCAATTAGAGGAACACTGGTTGCAATCCGCCGAAGTGAAGCAGACTGTATTATTGTTTCGTGA
- a CDS encoding transcriptional repressor, with protein sequence MKNQQAIELFRSFLKNGQNRITPERFEVLNAAIEYQGHFGADDLFILMKNRKSHVSRATVYKTLELLAQCDLVIKRNFGDNLTRYESSFKKQNHDHLICVDCGRIVEFTDESVAKSPKQICDKLGFNFGSYSFNIFAHCKDKNSCKHFKSH encoded by the coding sequence GTGAAAAATCAACAAGCTATAGAATTATTCCGCTCATTCTTAAAGAATGGTCAAAACCGAATTACACCTGAACGCTTTGAAGTATTAAATGCGGCAATTGAGTATCAGGGACATTTTGGGGCTGATGATCTTTTCATCTTGATGAAAAATAGAAAATCACATGTATCGCGAGCTACTGTTTATAAAACTCTTGAATTATTAGCTCAATGTGATTTGGTGATTAAAAGAAACTTTGGTGACAATCTCACTCGGTATGAGAGCAGCTTTAAAAAACAAAATCACGATCATTTAATTTGTGTTGACTGCGGACGCATCGTTGAATTCACTGATGAATCAGTTGCAAAATCACCCAAACAAATCTGTGACAAACTTGGATTTAATTTCGGTAGTTACTCCTTTAACATTTTTGCACACTGCAAAGACAAAAATAGTTGTAAACATTTTAAAAGCCATTAA
- a CDS encoding TolC family protein, whose translation MKYKFIFLLLFCSSIVVIAQQDKDSIKVNEEEITLQEAVDSALINNPNLKAFEYEISSLEKIKTQAGLSPNPEANFEAEDFLGGKELSGITGSQYTLSGSQLFELGGKRSSRINLAEKEINSAQGNYELIKLDVIAQVKSAFFGLYQIHHQILLQQKFIQINEEILKTVSERVKAGRTSPAEESKVKVALINSQIELQRLQRSYSSAQTKLNSLLGTVGKNLVPSTDLFEQLFTPPNREDVLEELENIPSIKNLGNESNFRKAQLQLEKSQAIPDLTASLGVRYLNELKTNSFVAGLSIPLPIFNRNQGNIQSAEVRIQQMDEIINSEANCYFITKYIIQ comes from the coding sequence ATGAAGTATAAATTTATCTTTCTCTTGTTGTTCTGTTCATCAATAGTTGTAATAGCACAGCAGGATAAAGATTCAATAAAAGTAAATGAAGAAGAAATAACTTTGCAGGAAGCTGTTGATTCAGCTTTAATTAATAATCCGAACTTAAAAGCATTTGAGTATGAAATATCTTCTTTAGAAAAGATAAAAACTCAAGCCGGATTAAGTCCAAATCCGGAAGCTAATTTTGAAGCCGAAGATTTTCTTGGCGGAAAAGAGTTAAGCGGAATAACGGGAAGTCAATATACTCTTTCAGGAAGCCAGCTTTTTGAGCTTGGCGGAAAAAGAAGCAGTCGCATCAATCTTGCAGAAAAAGAAATTAATTCTGCTCAAGGCAATTATGAATTAATTAAGCTCGATGTGATAGCCCAAGTTAAATCGGCTTTTTTCGGACTGTACCAAATTCATCATCAGATATTGTTACAGCAGAAGTTTATCCAAATAAATGAGGAAATACTGAAGACAGTTTCAGAACGGGTAAAAGCAGGGCGCACTTCTCCGGCTGAAGAATCAAAGGTAAAGGTTGCTTTGATTAACAGCCAAATAGAATTGCAGCGGCTTCAGAGAAGTTATTCCTCCGCACAAACAAAATTAAACTCTCTGCTTGGCACTGTTGGGAAAAATCTCGTTCCTTCTACAGATTTGTTTGAACAGCTTTTCACTCCACCGAATAGAGAAGATGTTTTAGAAGAACTGGAAAATATTCCATCAATAAAAAATCTTGGCAACGAATCAAATTTTAGAAAAGCACAGCTTCAGTTGGAAAAATCTCAGGCAATACCCGATTTAACTGCAAGTTTGGGAGTCAGGTACTTGAATGAACTTAAAACCAATTCCTTTGTCGCAGGACTCTCAATCCCCCTTCCAATCTTCAACAGGAACCAGGGCAATATCCAATCTGCCGAAGTAAGAATTCAACAAATGGATGAGATAATTAATTCGGAAGCTAACTGTTATTTCATTACTAAATACATCATTCAATAA